One Kitasatospora sp. NBC_01287 DNA window includes the following coding sequences:
- a CDS encoding AfsR/SARP family transcriptional regulator yields the protein MQFAILGPLEVRSEGDPVEVLRPRRRALLAFLLLHANRQVSTEQVVDALWCEAPRTARAQVHTAVSGLRGCLPAPFAHSLCSESAGYRLSVRAGALDSAEFSRRLGAAQTLAGQGGKAEAVRMLRSALELWRGTALTGVDAPFAEPARARLGEERVVACKLLADLELEAGRHLELVPELTTWFNEYPAFEAVAERLALALYRSGRQTDALGVIRRIRALLADEFGLAPGHGLAQLEGEILRADPALDHAPALACGRTR from the coding sequence GTGCAGTTCGCGATTCTTGGCCCGTTGGAAGTCCGCTCCGAGGGTGACCCGGTCGAGGTGCTCCGCCCGCGCCGCCGCGCGCTGCTGGCGTTCCTGCTGCTCCACGCCAACCGGCAGGTCAGCACCGAGCAGGTCGTCGACGCGCTGTGGTGCGAGGCGCCGCGCACGGCCCGGGCCCAGGTGCACACGGCGGTGTCCGGGCTGCGCGGCTGCTTGCCCGCGCCGTTCGCCCACTCGCTGTGCTCCGAGTCGGCCGGGTACCGTCTGTCGGTGCGGGCCGGCGCATTGGACTCGGCGGAGTTCAGCCGTCGGCTCGGCGCCGCCCAGACTCTGGCGGGGCAGGGAGGCAAGGCCGAGGCGGTGCGGATGCTGCGCTCCGCCCTGGAGTTGTGGCGCGGTACCGCGCTGACCGGGGTTGACGCCCCCTTCGCCGAGCCGGCCAGGGCCCGGCTGGGGGAGGAGCGGGTCGTCGCCTGCAAGCTGCTGGCCGACCTTGAGCTGGAGGCCGGCCGGCACCTGGAGCTGGTACCGGAGTTGACCACGTGGTTCAACGAGTACCCGGCGTTCGAGGCGGTCGCGGAGCGGCTGGCCCTGGCGTTGTACCGGAGCGGGCGGCAGACCGACGCGCTCGGGGTGATCCGGCGGATCCGCGCTCTGCTGGCGGACGAGTTCGGGCTGGCGCCCGGCCACGGTCTGGCGCAGCTGGAGGGTGAGATCCTGCGAGCCGACCCGGCGTTGGATCACGCGCCGGCGTTGGCCTGCGGGCGGACCAGGTAG
- a CDS encoding MauE/DoxX family redox-associated membrane protein, with the protein MTGIELTSRITLLVVFAAAAFSKGRSRAALHAFAAGLADIGWLPARLRLPTALGVVLAELATAPLLLATPRAGAAVVLGLLAAFTVTTVAAGRAASCQCFGSGHGPASGGTVAFLLRNSLLAGAALAAGLLPSHPAAPAMWVATAGAGTALAAVVVGWDELAYLVRPQANAGA; encoded by the coding sequence ATGACGGGCATCGAACTCACCTCCCGGATCACGCTGCTGGTGGTGTTCGCCGCGGCCGCGTTCAGCAAGGGCCGCAGCCGTGCGGCGCTCCACGCGTTCGCGGCCGGGTTGGCGGACATCGGCTGGCTCCCCGCCCGCCTTCGGCTGCCGACCGCGCTCGGTGTGGTGCTGGCCGAACTGGCCACGGCTCCCCTGCTGCTGGCGACGCCCAGGGCAGGCGCAGCCGTGGTCCTCGGCCTGCTGGCGGCGTTCACGGTCACCACCGTGGCCGCCGGACGCGCCGCGTCCTGCCAGTGCTTCGGCTCCGGCCACGGGCCGGCCTCCGGTGGCACCGTCGCCTTCCTGCTGCGCAACTCCCTGCTGGCCGGGGCCGCGCTGGCCGCCGGGTTGCTGCCGAGCCACCCCGCGGCGCCCGCGATGTGGGTTGCCACCGCGGGCGCCGGCACGGCGCTCGCGGCCGTCGTGGTCGGCTGGGACGAGTTGGCCTACCTGGTCCGCCCGCAGGCCAACGCCGGCGCGTGA